The region GCATGCACCGGGGCGCCCTCGGAAGCCCGCAGCACGATACCGCGCCAGGTGCCGCCGTCGGGGCGGCCCAGGCCGAACCGGCCCTGGATGGTGGCGCCGCTTACCGGCATCGGCAAGCCGCGCCGCAAGCCCTGGCCGGCCGGCGGTTGCGGGCGAGCCGCCACCGGCGCCTGGCGTGCTGGTTGGACGGGATTGAGCCCCTCCAAGTTCCCGCGCGCCACTGGCCTGCCTGCATCTTTGGCGGCGGCTTCGGCTTCGGCCGCCTGACGCGCAGCTGTCGCGGCCGTGGCGGCGTCGCGGCGGGCGGCGGCCTCGGCCTGCTCGCGGGCCTGCGCCGCGTCCTTCTGTTCCTGCGCCCGGCGGGCCAGCTTGGCGGTGCGTTCGGCCTGCTCGGCCGTACGTTTCGCCTCGTCGGCCTTGCGGCGGGCGTCATCCTGCGCCTTGCGGCGCGCTTCGTCCGCCTTGCGGGCGGCCTCGGCTTCGGCCTGGCGGCGGGCTTCCTCGGCCTTGCGGCGAGCCTCTTCCGCCTGCCGCGCTTCCTCGGCCTGCTTTTCGATGGCGGACTGCAGGTCGTCGATCAGACGACCCATGCGCTGATCGTCGCGGCCCAGCTTGGTGGCTTCCTCGCGTTGGGCGTTGATCTGCCCTTCGATGCGCGCCAGCACGGTGGCGCGCTCCTTCTGCTGCGCCACCAGGGCGCCCTTCTGCTCAGCCGTTTCCGCGACCACCTTGTCGATTTCGGCCCGGCGGGCGTCGGCGCGGCCCTGCAACTGGGCCAGGCGGTCGAGATCTTCCCGCAGCGCCTGCACCGTTTGGGTGCGGGCCTGTGAAACGTAATCGAGATAGGCCAGATTGCGGCCCAATTGTTGAGGATCGTCGCCGGACAGCAGCGCCGTCCAGGGGGACAGGCCGCTGGTGTACTGCGCGCGCAGTTGGCGCGCCAGCTCGGCGCGCCGCTGCGCCAGCACTTCCTGCTGGCTGGCCAACTGCTTTTCCAGGCTGGCCAGGTCAGCCTTGGCCTGGCGGCTCTGCTCGTTCAGCTCGGCCAGGCGGCGGTTGATCTGCGAAATGGCCGTTTCCGACCCGCGCAGCGCGTCGGCAGCTTCCTTGCGGTCCGACTCGCGGTCCTCGATGGTCTTCTGCAGCGTTTGAATACGATCGCGCAGCGCCGATTGCTGGCGCTGCGCCTCGGTCTGGCGTTGCTCCAGGTCCGCGGGCGCGGCCCAGGCGGTGGTGGCCGGCAGCGCCAGGGCGGCCGACCAAACCAGACATGCAGCCAGACGCGCCACTATCAGGCCTT is a window of Bordetella sp. N DNA encoding:
- a CDS encoding murein hydrolase activator EnvC; the encoded protein is MARLAACLVWSAALALPATTAWAAPADLEQRQTEAQRQQSALRDRIQTLQKTIEDRESDRKEAADALRGSETAISQINRRLAELNEQSRQAKADLASLEKQLASQQEVLAQRRAELARQLRAQYTSGLSPWTALLSGDDPQQLGRNLAYLDYVSQARTQTVQALREDLDRLAQLQGRADARRAEIDKVVAETAEQKGALVAQQKERATVLARIEGQINAQREEATKLGRDDQRMGRLIDDLQSAIEKQAEEARQAEEARRKAEEARRQAEAEAARKADEARRKAQDDARRKADEAKRTAEQAERTAKLARRAQEQKDAAQAREQAEAAARRDAATAATAARQAAEAEAAAKDAGRPVARGNLEGLNPVQPARQAPVAARPQPPAGQGLRRGLPMPVSGATIQGRFGLGRPDGGTWRGIVLRASEGAPVHAVAPGTVVYANWLRGFGNLIIVDHGQQFLTVYAYNQSLLKQVGDRVAGGEAIATVGATGGQVESGLYFEVRHSGAPVDPALWLAQ